One genomic segment of Nitrososphaerota archaeon includes these proteins:
- a CDS encoding NADH-quinone oxidoreductase subunit K — MLTDQTVYLVTGMLLVLLGIASISSSKNLIKTVMSFQVVLLGADLALFASGLGSGPRLTSDTFVFLSIFVGAAAEAVGLAIVVTVYRKYGTLDPSGIRKLRH; from the coding sequence ATGCTCACCGACCAGACAGTCTACCTTGTCACCGGGATGCTCCTCGTCCTTCTGGGCATCGCGTCAATCTCGTCTTCGAAGAACCTGATCAAGACGGTCATGTCGTTCCAGGTCGTCCTCCTTGGAGCTGACCTGGCCCTCTTCGCTTCCGGTCTTGGCAGCGGACCGCGTCTCACGTCGGACACCTTCGTCTTTCTTTCGATATTCGTAGGCGCAGCGGCGGAAGCCGTCGGACTTGCAATCGTCGTGACAGTCTACCGCAAGTACGGGACCCTCGACCCGTCCGGAATCAGGAAGCTGCGTCACTGA
- a CDS encoding ferredoxin family protein, whose product MERAMGTVQQSFVTVDREVCKGCSLCVVTCPMKNFTLSDSLNRNGYHPAEFHYHGEKGDCTACGICYWVCPDFAVAEIRRLKR is encoded by the coding sequence ATGGAAAGGGCGATGGGGACTGTCCAACAGTCATTCGTGACGGTGGACCGAGAGGTCTGCAAGGGATGCAGCCTTTGCGTGGTCACCTGTCCGATGAAGAACTTCACACTTTCCGATTCTCTGAACAGAAACGGCTACCACCCGGCTGAGTTCCACTACCACGGGGAGAAGGGGGACTGCACAGCCTGCGGCATATGCTACTGGGTCTGTCCCGACTTCGCGGTCGCTGAAATCCGGAGGTTGAAGAGGTGA
- a CDS encoding NADH-quinone oxidoreductase subunit L, producing MLVAWLVWLVPLAGALLVPISNLIDRRACRWVAMAVSGVAASLGLYQAISFSQPYVEGLGGWSVYRGVLAEVKVDGLSVLLTAFVSLISFTIVVYAAGNMRKEAGQARFYSLILVFVGAMLALVMAGSLIQLYIFWEVVGICSALLIAFWTDRESARRAGFKAFLVTRIGDISLLIAVILILTSLGTTDLDHVNAAVQTGSLNWELVGLLFLIGAMGKSAQVPLHVWLPDAMEGPTPVSALIHAATMVNAGVYLLVRMSPVIAYSSLVSSSVLVVGLTSLLVGAACASAAEDLKRVLAYSTISQLGLMFAAIGLGAWSGATYHLISQGLFKALAFMAAGSVIEAVGSRNISDMGGLARSMKYTYLAFLFSTLAMAGLPPLIGFWTKDEILGAATSGGVLPGLVMVIGFALTSFYGFRVLFRVFHGPFRPSSASESGWLMLLPMMFLVALVAFGWLGLGYQSLLLPPLSEALSALTSAASLGAMLLGLGVSYAAFLVRPAWTEALLRRSLPLSRTKAFLLEGLGFDRLYSYLTTSGIRLLTRFATAIQTGDLRYNVALLFSIIILLLLLAASGVL from the coding sequence ATGCTCGTCGCCTGGCTCGTCTGGCTCGTCCCCCTCGCGGGGGCTTTGCTCGTCCCCATCTCCAACCTGATCGACCGGAGGGCTTGCAGATGGGTCGCTATGGCCGTGAGCGGGGTCGCTGCCTCGCTCGGCCTCTACCAGGCCATCTCCTTCTCCCAGCCCTACGTGGAGGGACTGGGAGGGTGGTCGGTCTACCGTGGCGTCCTCGCCGAGGTAAAGGTGGATGGCCTCTCGGTGCTCCTGACAGCGTTCGTCTCCCTCATCTCCTTCACCATAGTCGTCTACGCCGCAGGGAACATGAGGAAGGAGGCAGGCCAAGCTCGGTTCTACTCCCTAATCCTCGTCTTCGTCGGGGCGATGCTGGCCCTAGTGATGGCCGGAAGCCTCATCCAACTCTACATCTTCTGGGAGGTCGTCGGCATCTGTTCAGCCCTGCTTATCGCCTTCTGGACCGACAGGGAATCCGCGCGCAGGGCCGGGTTCAAGGCCTTCCTTGTAACCCGCATAGGTGACATCTCCCTCCTCATTGCAGTCATTCTGATCCTCACCAGCCTCGGGACCACCGACCTCGACCACGTCAACGCAGCGGTCCAAACAGGTTCGTTGAACTGGGAGCTGGTGGGCCTGCTCTTCCTGATCGGCGCCATGGGAAAGTCGGCTCAGGTGCCGCTCCATGTCTGGCTCCCTGACGCCATGGAGGGGCCCACTCCCGTCAGTGCGCTAATCCATGCCGCGACGATGGTGAACGCCGGGGTCTACCTCCTCGTTAGGATGTCCCCTGTGATAGCCTACTCGTCGCTGGTTTCCTCGTCCGTCCTGGTCGTCGGCCTGACCAGCCTCCTAGTCGGTGCCGCCTGCGCCTCTGCGGCCGAGGACCTGAAGCGGGTGCTTGCCTACTCGACCATCAGCCAGCTGGGGCTAATGTTCGCTGCCATCGGCCTAGGGGCCTGGTCTGGCGCGACCTACCATCTGATAAGCCAAGGTTTGTTCAAAGCGCTGGCATTCATGGCCGCCGGCTCGGTCATCGAGGCGGTCGGCTCGCGCAACATCTCGGATATGGGAGGGCTCGCTCGCAGCATGAAGTACACCTACCTAGCATTCCTCTTCTCGACCCTCGCCATGGCTGGATTGCCTCCTCTGATTGGGTTCTGGACCAAGGACGAGATACTTGGCGCGGCGACTTCAGGTGGGGTCCTTCCGGGGCTGGTAATGGTCATAGGCTTCGCACTCACTTCATTCTACGGCTTCCGTGTGCTCTTCAGGGTCTTCCACGGTCCCTTCCGCCCCAGCAGCGCCTCCGAATCTGGATGGCTGATGCTGCTCCCCATGATGTTCCTGGTCGCATTGGTCGCCTTCGGCTGGCTCGGTCTGGGCTATCAGAGTCTCCTGCTGCCCCCTCTCAGCGAGGCCCTCTCAGCCCTCACATCTGCAGCCTCGCTAGGCGCAATGCTCCTGGGGCTGGGTGTCTCCTATGCGGCCTTCCTCGTAAGGCCCGCGTGGACCGAGGCCCTATTGAGGAGGTCGCTCCCCCTCAGCCGCACCAAGGCTTTCCTCCTGGAAGGTCTTGGGTTCGACAGGCTCTACTCTTACCTGACCACCTCTGGCATCAGGCTTCTGACACGCTTCGCCACAGCAATCCAGACCGGCGACCTCAGGTACAACGTCGCCCTCCTTTTCTCAATCATAATCCTACTGCTGCTTCTGGCCGCATCGGGAGTGCTCTAG
- the vorB gene encoding 3-methyl-2-oxobutanoate dehydrogenase subunit VorB, producing MTTQKDFVKGNEALALGALKAGMNAYFAYPITPSSEVPETLAREFRSPEYPEFKVFLQAASELEAINMVIGAASTGAKVMTATSGPGFSLKQEGISYAAGMELPILVSNVNRAGPGLGNLGPEQSDYFQTTKGGGHGGYKNIVLAPNSVQEMAAFPGLGFSLAFKYRNPVIILTDAFLGQLKEDIVFPKIPQEKFETPWAATGARGAERHVLASMHLEFVDQNIHAEHLMSKYEEIDRSEQRSEMYMTDDAEIVLVAYGIVSRLARRAVNELRAKGVRAGLFRPVTLSPFPAVELGKLAEKGIGKFIVVELNMGQMIQDVKLAVGGRASVELVHKLGGLLPTSKDVVGRVEVAVR from the coding sequence GTGACCACTCAGAAGGATTTTGTCAAGGGGAACGAGGCCCTAGCGCTAGGTGCACTGAAGGCAGGCATGAACGCCTACTTCGCCTACCCGATCACGCCGTCGAGTGAAGTGCCTGAGACCCTGGCGAGGGAGTTCAGGAGCCCGGAGTACCCAGAGTTCAAGGTCTTCCTCCAGGCCGCGAGCGAGCTGGAAGCTATCAACATGGTGATCGGCGCAGCTTCCACAGGCGCCAAGGTGATGACTGCTACCTCCGGTCCCGGCTTCAGCCTCAAGCAGGAGGGGATATCCTATGCCGCCGGGATGGAACTGCCCATCCTTGTTTCGAACGTGAACAGGGCGGGGCCCGGCCTCGGCAACCTCGGGCCGGAGCAGAGCGACTATTTCCAGACGACAAAGGGAGGGGGCCACGGCGGCTACAAGAACATCGTACTCGCGCCGAACTCGGTCCAGGAGATGGCCGCGTTTCCTGGGCTTGGGTTCTCCCTTGCGTTCAAGTATAGGAACCCAGTCATAATACTCACCGACGCGTTCCTGGGGCAGCTGAAGGAAGACATTGTTTTCCCGAAGATACCTCAGGAGAAGTTTGAGACGCCCTGGGCTGCGACGGGAGCGAGGGGGGCAGAGAGACATGTCCTGGCCTCGATGCACCTGGAATTCGTGGACCAGAACATACACGCAGAACATCTGATGAGCAAGTACGAGGAGATCGACAGGTCGGAGCAGCGGTCGGAGATGTACATGACGGATGACGCGGAAATCGTGCTCGTAGCCTACGGGATAGTATCGAGGTTGGCTAGGCGCGCGGTCAACGAGCTCAGGGCCAAAGGGGTCAGGGCGGGCCTTTTCCGGCCCGTGACCCTCTCGCCGTTTCCGGCGGTGGAGCTTGGGAAGTTGGCCGAGAAGGGGATCGGGAAGTTCATCGTCGTCGAGCTGAACATGGGTCAGATGATACAGGACGTGAAGCTGGCAGTTGGAGGGCGGGCAAGCGTGGAGCTGGTCCATAAGCTCGGAGGGCTTCTGCCCACTTCGAAGGACGTGGTGGGAAGGGTGGAGGTGGCGGTCAGATGA
- a CDS encoding HypC/HybG/HupF family hydrogenase formation chaperone, protein MCITRVGKVSSASHGRAAVEFFDGRALEDVDVSMLRDVEAGTFVEVYGNLALSVLAPAEARKRKAAWAEVRKAAMVVAPRRGKGR, encoded by the coding sequence ATGTGCATCACCAGGGTAGGCAAAGTCAGTTCGGCCTCACATGGGAGGGCAGCGGTGGAGTTCTTCGATGGAAGGGCCCTCGAAGACGTGGATGTCTCGATGCTGAGGGACGTCGAGGCGGGCACCTTCGTCGAGGTGTACGGGAACCTCGCCCTTTCCGTCCTTGCCCCAGCTGAAGCTAGGAAGAGGAAGGCTGCCTGGGCAGAGGTTAGGAAGGCGGCGATGGTGGTGGCCCCGAGGCGTGGGAAGGGCAGATGA
- a CDS encoding proton-conducting transporter membrane subunit, translated as MPWLATMLELQFAGAISALVVDLAKRRLGRHRPRVVGGVAAVFLSATLFELLANWADLLSHGPVIIQPLQSIFASVYSVDKLGNLVILTVLIAALAVAVYAALTLRAKENVGPFYALLMLLVSCSIGVISSGDFLTLFLFWEGLSIAAYGLVSFERRDVSLEAAMKYFFLSGSGSLVYLLGVALIYTQLGSIRLADLALLLGSNPSYGITALLLVLVGLGVEVAIFPVHTWLPDAYGSAPALTGALHGRVVNETLLFAMLKVIQPLVPSGGSALIQGVQVTLLVLAVLTMLVGNLGAYAQTNLRRMLAFSSIAQMGYMLAALSTFTPLGLIAVTFLIWNHGLVKSAFFMLTGVGGRRVSEDADLEKLNGAGRQNRSLGMLYTASSLAMVGSPPFGMFWSEILLVQSLLLVSSPLFFWGAVAVLANIALSIGYYYRVINTVVFGPSGGERSPGPSADMAPSSFLIGLSLVSGLVPALILGLLA; from the coding sequence ATGCCCTGGCTCGCAACGATGCTCGAGCTCCAGTTCGCGGGAGCGATCTCCGCCCTCGTGGTCGACCTTGCAAAGCGGAGGCTCGGGAGGCATAGGCCGCGGGTGGTCGGTGGCGTGGCCGCGGTCTTCCTCTCGGCAACCCTCTTCGAGCTCCTTGCTAACTGGGCCGACCTCCTCAGTCACGGCCCGGTCATCATCCAGCCGCTCCAGTCCATCTTCGCCAGCGTCTACTCCGTCGACAAGCTCGGGAATCTGGTCATCCTCACCGTCCTCATCGCCGCCTTGGCCGTGGCCGTGTACGCCGCCCTCACCCTGAGAGCCAAGGAGAACGTCGGTCCCTTCTACGCTCTCCTGATGCTCCTCGTCAGCTGCTCCATTGGGGTCATCTCTTCGGGAGACTTCCTCACCCTGTTCCTGTTCTGGGAAGGACTCAGCATCGCTGCCTACGGCCTAGTGTCCTTCGAGAGGCGTGACGTCTCTCTGGAGGCGGCGATGAAGTACTTCTTCCTGTCCGGGTCCGGGAGCCTCGTCTATCTGCTGGGCGTCGCCCTGATCTACACTCAGTTGGGGAGCATAAGGCTGGCAGACCTCGCACTCCTTCTCGGCTCCAATCCTTCCTACGGGATCACCGCGCTCCTGCTTGTCCTCGTGGGCCTTGGAGTCGAGGTCGCGATCTTCCCGGTGCACACCTGGCTTCCGGACGCCTACGGCTCCGCCCCGGCGCTGACCGGCGCCCTTCACGGCAGGGTGGTCAACGAAACCCTCCTCTTCGCCATGCTGAAGGTGATCCAGCCATTGGTTCCGTCAGGAGGGTCCGCCCTGATCCAGGGTGTTCAGGTGACCCTGCTGGTCCTGGCTGTGCTCACGATGCTTGTCGGGAACCTCGGGGCCTATGCCCAGACCAACCTCAGGCGAATGCTCGCCTTCAGCTCCATCGCCCAGATGGGCTACATGCTCGCCGCCCTCTCGACCTTCACCCCCCTCGGCCTGATAGCGGTGACCTTCCTGATCTGGAACCACGGACTGGTGAAGTCCGCCTTCTTCATGCTCACAGGGGTGGGAGGCAGGAGGGTCTCCGAGGATGCTGACCTGGAGAAGCTGAATGGGGCAGGGAGGCAGAACAGGTCCCTGGGGATGCTCTACACCGCGTCGTCCTTGGCTATGGTCGGGTCTCCCCCCTTCGGCATGTTTTGGAGTGAGATTCTCCTAGTCCAGTCGCTCCTGCTTGTCTCCTCCCCGCTCTTCTTTTGGGGTGCGGTTGCAGTGCTAGCGAACATCGCCCTTTCAATCGGCTACTACTACAGGGTGATCAACACGGTCGTCTTCGGCCCGTCTGGGGGAGAACGCTCCCCAGGACCGTCCGCGGACATGGCCCCCTCCTCCTTCCTCATCGGACTCAGCCTTGTGAGCGGACTCGTCCCTGCGTTGATATTGGGTCTCCTAGCCTGA
- a CDS encoding DUF6390 family protein yields MKEKGILLHAKHAFMPNSLGYCGPDDRGLILRHLEESRGGEALVSTLKEFEAAYPFLKLIARNTGREVFDYAVPEAYWIGNSLLDRVPVQDFHSFSHRELAGRDPREVKRVFGALGGQARPHHSFYVMSTYASSSVADGPNLANEKRAKLSELMDSCRISWGEVKSIGKRKLTVEYRPLVLEEDQIALSEPRQKKVDYDPEVKPFGSLKLGDHVSLHWNFACDVLSPRQLRNISKYTALDLVSTNLLLAARRRR; encoded by the coding sequence ATGAAGGAGAAGGGCATCCTGCTCCATGCAAAGCACGCGTTCATGCCCAACAGCCTTGGATACTGCGGGCCAGACGACAGGGGGCTGATCCTTCGGCACCTCGAGGAGTCCAGAGGTGGGGAGGCGCTGGTGTCCACCCTCAAGGAGTTCGAAGCGGCATACCCGTTCCTGAAGCTCATCGCGAGGAACACCGGGAGGGAGGTCTTCGACTATGCTGTGCCGGAAGCTTATTGGATCGGGAACAGCCTGCTGGACAGAGTCCCCGTGCAGGACTTCCATTCCTTTAGCCACAGGGAACTTGCCGGGAGGGACCCCAGGGAGGTCAAAAGGGTCTTCGGGGCCCTAGGCGGACAGGCGAGGCCCCACCATTCGTTCTATGTCATGAGCACCTATGCGAGCTCAAGCGTTGCGGACGGCCCGAATCTGGCCAACGAGAAGAGGGCCAAACTCTCAGAGTTGATGGACAGTTGCAGGATTTCATGGGGGGAGGTCAAGAGCATCGGAAAGAGGAAGCTTACCGTCGAATACAGGCCTCTCGTGCTGGAGGAAGACCAGATTGCTCTGTCCGAGCCGAGGCAGAAGAAGGTGGATTACGACCCCGAGGTGAAACCCTTCGGGTCGCTGAAGCTGGGGGACCATGTTTCCCTGCACTGGAACTTCGCCTGCGATGTGCTGAGCCCGAGGCAGCTGAGGAACATTTCGAAGTACACGGCCCTGGACCTGGTGTCGACCAACCTCCTCCTGGCCGCGCGCCGCCGAAGATGA
- a CDS encoding thiamine pyrophosphate-dependent enzyme: MTIAQEVAAPEFEVKLGRLTTLTGKPTHYCAGCEHGILTRLVANAIEELDMREKTVYVDSVGCSVFAHEYFNTDAVQAPHGRAPAVMSGIKRMRPDLLVLSVQGDGDAVSIGLLELVYSASRGEPITVFLVNNGIYGMTGGQMAPTTPGGMVTTTTPYGRDTKYTGTPMDASKLLAGLEGPSYVKRVFLPVSPIGSTEMYSARGPLEGAKSVLNALKVQMMGGFSFVEFISTCSINWKMSVLESKRYSNDVLAKAFPPGLFKDKFGVEKK, encoded by the coding sequence ATGACAATCGCGCAAGAAGTTGCCGCGCCTGAATTCGAGGTGAAGCTTGGGAGGCTCACGACCCTGACGGGGAAGCCCACACACTACTGCGCTGGCTGCGAGCATGGAATCCTCACGAGGCTAGTCGCCAACGCGATCGAGGAACTGGACATGAGGGAGAAGACAGTGTATGTGGACTCGGTGGGATGCAGCGTCTTCGCCCACGAGTACTTCAACACGGATGCGGTGCAGGCCCCTCACGGACGGGCCCCCGCGGTCATGTCTGGCATCAAGCGTATGAGGCCGGACCTCCTGGTGCTGTCGGTCCAGGGGGACGGGGACGCAGTCTCGATAGGGCTGCTGGAGCTGGTGTATTCGGCAAGCAGGGGGGAACCAATTACCGTTTTCCTCGTCAACAACGGCATCTACGGAATGACAGGGGGTCAGATGGCCCCGACCACTCCCGGTGGGATGGTCACCACGACTACCCCCTACGGAAGGGACACGAAGTACACCGGGACCCCAATGGACGCGTCGAAGCTGCTTGCGGGACTGGAGGGACCATCGTATGTGAAGCGGGTCTTTCTGCCCGTCTCCCCCATCGGCTCGACAGAGATGTACAGCGCGCGCGGCCCCCTGGAGGGCGCGAAGAGCGTGCTGAACGCGCTGAAGGTTCAGATGATGGGGGGCTTCTCGTTCGTTGAGTTCATCAGCACCTGCAGCATCAACTGGAAGATGTCCGTTCTGGAGTCAAAGCGCTACTCAAACGACGTGCTGGCCAAGGCGTTCCCGCCCGGCCTCTTCAAGGACAAGTTCGGAGTCGAGAAGAAGTGA
- a CDS encoding MFS transporter has protein sequence MASQEGTSAETVSSLARSAPGSALFLAVMFVGYAAYAADRSVLSSMLKPLSTVLDLTDLQKGLLSSAQYVGVLAFVFLAGHLSDRYGTRKIIILGVSVFTAFTWLIGLSTDFYQAFFFRLVSGFGEGIFWPVAMAAVANYFRMRKGLALGIFYVGFDAGMATGLTVGGTAFALTSDWRYAFFVAPLLGIAVVAGVFAARGAFASADGRVGRIALGRDALELLKGRRTQVLMLFAFLATWASVWQVVFLPYYYSAVLGLSIPLAAFLASAVAISGGLGKVILGGASDSWRRDRMLVAISAVVVILYAGFFSAPNVFVSAVMGLAMGFFSSSIFPVMQALMADSCDGNTGTALGLTTTAQSAATVLAPVITAYRFSFGVGGSLALNALVPAVAMLAVAVVLREPRIEPPRQGTRGTMEAPNPK, from the coding sequence TTGGCGTCGCAGGAAGGCACTTCTGCCGAGACGGTCTCATCTCTCGCCAGGAGCGCCCCCGGGTCGGCACTTTTCCTGGCAGTCATGTTCGTGGGCTACGCGGCCTACGCTGCTGACAGGAGCGTCCTTTCTTCCATGCTGAAGCCGCTTTCGACCGTTCTCGACCTCACCGACCTGCAGAAGGGACTCCTCAGCTCGGCGCAGTACGTCGGGGTCCTCGCCTTCGTGTTCCTGGCCGGCCACCTGTCTGACAGGTACGGGACGAGGAAGATCATCATCCTGGGTGTCTCGGTCTTCACGGCGTTTACCTGGCTGATCGGCCTCTCCACCGACTTCTACCAGGCGTTCTTCTTTCGGCTCGTCAGCGGGTTCGGAGAGGGGATATTCTGGCCCGTGGCTATGGCGGCAGTGGCCAACTACTTCCGGATGAGGAAGGGGTTGGCCCTGGGGATATTCTACGTGGGGTTCGACGCGGGGATGGCGACCGGGCTCACTGTCGGGGGGACGGCCTTCGCCCTGACCTCGGACTGGAGGTACGCTTTCTTCGTGGCCCCGCTCCTCGGGATCGCAGTGGTGGCAGGAGTCTTCGCAGCCAGAGGCGCATTCGCTTCGGCGGACGGTAGAGTGGGGAGGATCGCCCTGGGGAGGGATGCGCTGGAGCTCTTGAAAGGGAGAAGGACCCAGGTTCTGATGCTCTTCGCCTTCCTCGCAACCTGGGCATCGGTGTGGCAGGTGGTCTTCCTTCCCTACTACTACTCGGCTGTCCTAGGACTCAGCATCCCACTGGCCGCGTTCCTCGCCTCCGCCGTGGCGATCTCCGGAGGACTCGGGAAGGTGATCCTAGGGGGCGCCTCCGATTCCTGGCGGAGGGACAGGATGCTCGTCGCAATCTCCGCCGTCGTCGTGATCCTATACGCTGGGTTCTTCTCGGCCCCCAACGTCTTCGTCAGTGCTGTGATGGGGCTGGCTATGGGGTTCTTCAGCTCCTCCATCTTCCCGGTGATGCAGGCGCTGATGGCTGATTCCTGCGATGGCAATACGGGCACTGCGCTCGGGCTGACGACAACCGCCCAGTCCGCGGCGACGGTCCTCGCGCCCGTTATCACTGCCTACCGTTTCTCGTTCGGGGTCGGAGGCTCTCTCGCCCTGAACGCCCTGGTGCCGGCCGTCGCCATGCTGGCCGTCGCCGTAGTCCTCAGGGAGCCCCGGATAGAGCCGCCGAGGCAGGGGACCCGGGGAACCATGGAAGCACCCAACCCTAAATAG
- a CDS encoding 2-oxoacid:acceptor oxidoreductase family protein — MKIEAIIAGHGGQGVLELANYISYFHLLKGRHVAYTPSYGPETRGGKVKCYVVGSDGLIDSPIVEEPDLLVVMNIPSMDFVPMLKTGGTLLINSSLVAQPPDRSDIRSVMVPATEIASGLKELGPPGGKDTVIVANSVMFGAYLALTEGSPEKEMGTIREVFEHFLTERKAAYIPLNLRAVERGYEHVKENGDRVWASKEMPA, encoded by the coding sequence GTGAAGATTGAAGCGATCATAGCCGGACACGGAGGACAGGGAGTCCTTGAGCTCGCCAATTACATCTCCTACTTTCACCTCCTGAAGGGAAGGCACGTGGCCTACACCCCTTCCTACGGCCCCGAAACAAGGGGAGGAAAGGTGAAGTGCTACGTGGTCGGTTCGGACGGGTTGATCGATTCGCCCATAGTGGAGGAGCCGGACCTGCTTGTGGTCATGAACATCCCGTCCATGGACTTCGTCCCCATGCTCAAGACCGGAGGTACCCTGCTGATCAACAGCTCTCTAGTAGCGCAGCCACCGGACAGGAGCGACATCAGGTCGGTTATGGTCCCGGCAACCGAAATTGCCTCAGGGCTCAAAGAACTCGGGCCTCCAGGGGGCAAGGACACGGTCATAGTTGCGAACTCGGTGATGTTCGGAGCCTACCTGGCCCTCACAGAGGGATCCCCGGAGAAGGAAATGGGGACCATTCGTGAGGTCTTCGAGCACTTCCTGACGGAACGGAAGGCGGCCTACATCCCGCTCAACCTCAGGGCAGTGGAACGGGGCTACGAGCACGTGAAAGAGAACGGAGATCGAGTCTGGGCATCAAAAGAGATGCCCGCCTAG